The Montipora foliosa isolate CH-2021 chromosome 1, ASM3666993v2, whole genome shotgun sequence genome has a window encoding:
- the LOC137976558 gene encoding neuropeptide Y receptor type 2-like has protein sequence MQQHYEQWTATTLFVCPLYLLTIIVGSLGNGMVIYSYATDKTIHRTFNFLITNLAIADLILSLLFTPLLFIYRVHAKSELISFTPMCEISIFLSMLSISMMYLVFPLLAYHRKDVMLRPQQPKLNLAQARLVVYMFWILSAIAAVMMILIARREFSSDDSIPKLFRCLLINQDLDKYAQAFLLYSASLYGLSIAISAVLYFMIFRLLGQHLEGVNGSAEERHCTKLCFWVAIVYTAFWTPFLLVQLGGVFGKYSEVHFNLHGCSSAIGVIGSAVNPLLYAIMNPYYKEKLYCLYKRVTCRG, from the coding sequence ATGCAACAACATTATGAACAGTGGACAGCTACTACTTTGTTTGTTTGCCCTCTGTACCTTCTCACCATAATTGTAGGCTCGCTCGGTAATGGAATGGTAATTTACTCGTATGCGACGGACAAAACCATCCACCGAACCTTCAATTTCCTCATCACAAACTTGGCGATCGCTGACTTGATCCTAAGCCTGCTCTTCACTCCTCTGCTCTTCATCTACCGGGTTCATGCCAAGTCCGAATTGATCAGCTTCACGCCGATGTGCGAGATAAGCATTTTCCTGTCCATGCTTAGCATCTCCATGATGTATTTGGTGTTCCCATTACTCGCCTACCATCGTAAAGACGTTATGCTGCGACCCCAGCAGCCCAAACTGAACCTGGCACAAGCCCGCTTAGTGGTCTACATGTTTTGGATATTGAGCGCGATTGCCGCTGTCATGATGATCCTGATAGCCCGACGTGAATTTTCAAGCGACGACTCCATTCCAAAGCTCTTTCGCTGCTTGTTGATCAACCAAGACCTAGATAAGTACGCTCAGGCTTTTCTTCTTTATTCCGCTTCCTTGTACGGACTCTCTATTGCAATCTCAGCCGTGCTCTATTTCATGATATTTCGTCTGCTTGGCCAACATTTAGAAGGAGTAAACGGCTCGGCTGAGGAGAGGCACTGCACAAAGCTTTGCTTCTGGGTGGCGATTGTCTACACCGCCTTCTGGACGCCGTTTCTACTTGTACAGCTTGGCGGCGTGTTTGGCAAGTACTCGGAGGTCCATTTCAACCTCCACGGATGTTCCTCTGCGATTGGTGTCATCGGTTCAGCGGTTAATCCCCTCCTGTACGCTATCATGAATCCATACTACAAAGAAAAGCTCTACTGCCTGTACAAACGAGTGACATGCCGCGGTTAA